Genomic segment of Iocasia fonsfrigidae:
CTATGAATTATTCTGCTACTCCTCAAGAGAAAGTTGATGATCTGCATGACATGTTTATGAATGAAGATATAAGAGCAATTATTTGTGCGCAAGGAGGAAATACAAGTAATTCTTGCTTGAGTTTGATAGACTGGGATATTATAAAAGGAAATCCTAAAATATTTACTGGAATAAGTGATATCTCAGTATTATTAAATGCAATCTATAAAAAAACCGGATTAGTTACATTCCATGGTAATGATGTAATTTGGGGTTTTGGAAAAAATCCAAGTAATTATGATAAAGAAGAATTTATAAATAGATTTGTCTTATCTAAAAAGGAAATATTACCGTCAAACAAGAAAAGAGAGGAATTATTAAAAGGAAATGCTTCTGGAAAATTAGTTGGAGGTAATTTGCGTTGTCTTTTAAAGTTATCAGGAACAGAATATTTCCCTGATTTCAAGGATAGTATTTTATTTATTGAAGATATAACTGAAGAATTAGATAGCCTTGATTCTTTATTAACCCAAGTAGAGCATATAGGGATTTTTGAAAAAATTAATGGAATAATTATAGGTTATATTGATGGAATAGACAATAATGATAAGAAACCAACTAATTTAGAAGAGATTTTATTAAAAAAGATAGGGGATAAAAATATACCTATATTAAAAGCACCAGATTTTGGACATAATTGCTTTAATTCTGTATTACCTATTGGAGCCGAAGTAAATATTGACACAAATAAAAATGAAATTAAAATAATTAATAAATTTCTGACGTAGGAATACTATGAAAGCAGTTGGACTTCGCCTAACAATATATTTCCGGTTTCGTTCCTTCGTCTCTGCACCCAAATCCAGCAACCCAAGATAGGAGCTATCTAAGGGTTGCTGGACTTCGGAAATACGGATACGTTAGACGACAGTGCGCCACGAA
This window contains:
- a CDS encoding S66 peptidase family protein produces the protein MLANKLNYGDKIGIIAPSNPITDDLKDIFYNGINFIEKLGFKVEISDNIFSNSMNYSATPQEKVDDLHDMFMNEDIRAIICAQGGNTSNSCLSLIDWDIIKGNPKIFTGISDISVLLNAIYKKTGLVTFHGNDVIWGFGKNPSNYDKEEFINRFVLSKKEILPSNKKREELLKGNASGKLVGGNLRCLLKLSGTEYFPDFKDSILFIEDITEELDSLDSLLTQVEHIGIFEKINGIIIGYIDGIDNNDKKPTNLEEILLKKIGDKNIPILKAPDFGHNCFNSVLPIGAEVNIDTNKNEIKIINKFLT